In Massilistercora timonensis, the following are encoded in one genomic region:
- a CDS encoding DNA-directed RNA polymerase subunit beta, with protein sequence MEKNRIRPIKSGKSSRMSYSRQKEVLQMPNLIEVQKDSYQWFLDEGLKEVFDDISPIADYSGHLSLEFVDFTLCEDDVKYSIEECKERDATYAAPLKVKVRLHNKETDEINEHEIFMGDLPLMTSTGTFVINGAERVIVSQLVRSPGIYYGIAHDKLGKKLYSCTVIPNRGAWLEYETDSNDVFYVRVDRTRKVPITVLIRALGIGTNTEILELFGEEPKIMASFEKDAATNYQEGLLELYKKIRPGEPLAVDSAESLITSMFFDPRRYDLAKVGRYKFNKKLMFRNRIAGHVLAEDVVSPLTGEVLAEAGTKVTRELADTIQYAAVPFVWIQRPDEERNIKVLSNMMVDLQSVVDIDPKEVGVTELVYYPVLSGLLEETAGDIEELKNAIRRDIHDLIPKHITKEDILASINYNMHLEYGLGNDDDIDHLGNRRIRAVGELLQNQYRIGLSRLERVVRERMTTQDLEGISPQSLINIKPVTAAVKEFFGSSQLSQFMDQNNPLGELTHKRRLSALGPGGLSRDRAGFEVRDVHYSHYGRMCPIETPEGPNIGLINSLACYARINQYGFVEAPYRKIDHSDPENPVVTDEVVYMTADEEDNYHVAQANEPLDEEGHFIRKNVSGRYREETQEYERSMFDYMDVSPKMVFSVATALIPFLENDDANRALMGSNMQRQAVPLLMTEAPVVGTGMEEKAAVDSGVCVVAEADGVVERSTSTEIHIRQTDGSLKKYKLAKFVRSNQSNCYNQRPIVFKGDQVKAGDVIADGPSTSNGEMALGKNPLIGFMTWEGYNYEDAVLLSERLVQDDVYTSVHIEEYEAEARDTKLGPEEITRDIPGVGDDALKNLDERGIIRIGAEVRAGDILVGKVTPKGETELTAEERLLRAIFGEKAREVRDTSLKVPHGEYGIVVDAKVFTRENGDELSPGVNESVRIYIAQKRKISVGDKMAGRHGNKGVVSRVLPVEDMPFLPNGRPLDIVLNPLGVPSRMNIGQVLEIHLSLAAKALGFNISTPVFDGADENDIMDTLDLANDYVNLSWEEFEAKHKEELLPEVLQYLYDNRDHRKLWKGVPISRDGKVRLRDGRTGEFFDSPVTIGHMHYLKLHHLVDDKIHARSTGPYSLVTQQPLGGKAQFGGQRFGEMEVWALEAYGASYTLQEILTVKSDDVVGRVKTYEAIIKGENIPEPGIPESFKVLLKELQSLGLDVRVLRDDNTEVEIMETVDMGETDFRSLIEGDRKYGREDNLGEHGYTEQEFQDEQLVDVEEEPDEEDFEIEFEETDDFAYNDSDNE encoded by the coding sequence ATGGAGAAAAACAGAATTCGTCCTATCAAAAGCGGAAAAAGTTCACGCATGAGCTATTCCAGGCAAAAAGAAGTTCTTCAGATGCCCAATTTGATCGAAGTCCAGAAGGATTCCTACCAGTGGTTCCTGGACGAAGGATTAAAAGAAGTATTTGATGACATTTCTCCCATCGCTGACTACAGCGGGCACCTGAGCCTGGAGTTCGTTGACTTTACCTTGTGTGAGGATGACGTAAAGTACTCGATCGAGGAATGTAAGGAGCGTGACGCCACCTACGCGGCGCCTCTGAAAGTAAAGGTAAGACTCCACAACAAGGAGACGGATGAGATCAACGAGCATGAGATCTTTATGGGCGATCTGCCGCTGATGACCAGCACGGGAACCTTTGTGATCAATGGCGCGGAGCGTGTCATTGTAAGTCAGCTTGTGCGTTCCCCGGGCATTTACTATGGGATTGCCCATGACAAGCTGGGCAAAAAGCTGTATTCCTGTACCGTGATCCCCAACCGGGGCGCATGGCTGGAATATGAGACCGACTCCAATGACGTTTTTTATGTACGTGTAGACAGAACCAGGAAGGTGCCTATCACGGTACTGATCCGTGCCCTTGGAATCGGCACGAACACTGAGATTCTGGAATTGTTCGGAGAAGAGCCGAAGATCATGGCAAGCTTCGAAAAAGACGCTGCCACCAATTATCAGGAAGGTCTTCTGGAGCTGTATAAGAAGATCCGTCCGGGCGAGCCGCTGGCAGTGGACAGTGCGGAGAGCCTGATCACCAGCATGTTCTTTGACCCCAGACGGTACGACCTGGCCAAAGTGGGCCGGTATAAATTTAATAAGAAGCTTATGTTCCGCAACCGGATCGCAGGCCATGTACTGGCGGAGGATGTGGTGAGTCCTCTGACCGGCGAAGTGCTGGCGGAAGCCGGGACCAAGGTGACCAGAGAGCTGGCGGATACCATCCAGTACGCGGCGGTTCCCTTTGTATGGATCCAGCGTCCGGATGAGGAGCGTAATATCAAAGTGCTCTCCAACATGATGGTGGACCTTCAGTCTGTGGTTGATATCGACCCCAAGGAAGTGGGCGTGACAGAGCTGGTATACTATCCGGTACTGTCCGGCCTTCTGGAGGAGACAGCAGGAGATATCGAGGAGCTGAAAAATGCGATCCGCAGAGATATCCACGATCTGATCCCCAAGCACATTACCAAGGAAGATATTCTTGCTTCCATTAACTATAATATGCACCTGGAGTACGGACTGGGCAATGACGATGACATCGACCACCTGGGCAACCGTCGGATCCGCGCGGTAGGCGAGCTGCTGCAGAACCAGTACCGGATCGGACTGTCCCGTCTGGAGAGAGTAGTCCGGGAGCGTATGACCACTCAGGACCTGGAGGGCATCTCTCCCCAGTCCCTGATCAACATCAAACCGGTGACCGCTGCGGTGAAGGAATTCTTCGGATCTTCCCAGCTGTCCCAGTTCATGGATCAGAACAACCCGCTGGGCGAGCTGACCCACAAGAGACGTCTCTCCGCCCTTGGACCAGGAGGTCTTTCCAGAGACCGGGCCGGATTCGAGGTGCGTGACGTACATTATTCCCACTATGGAAGAATGTGTCCCATTGAGACCCCGGAAGGTCCCAACATCGGACTGATCAACTCCCTGGCCTGCTACGCCAGGATCAACCAGTACGGATTCGTGGAGGCTCCGTACCGCAAGATCGATCACTCTGACCCGGAGAATCCGGTGGTTACCGATGAAGTTGTATATATGACGGCGGATGAGGAAGACAATTACCACGTGGCTCAGGCCAACGAGCCTCTGGACGAGGAAGGTCATTTCATCCGTAAGAACGTATCCGGTCGTTACCGGGAAGAGACTCAGGAGTATGAGCGCAGCATGTTCGATTACATGGACGTTTCCCCGAAGATGGTATTCTCCGTGGCAACGGCCCTCATCCCCTTCCTGGAAAATGACGACGCCAACCGTGCCCTGATGGGTTCCAACATGCAGCGTCAGGCCGTGCCGCTTCTTATGACAGAGGCGCCAGTGGTTGGAACAGGTATGGAAGAAAAGGCGGCCGTGGACTCCGGCGTGTGCGTAGTGGCCGAGGCCGACGGCGTGGTAGAGCGTTCTACCTCCACTGAGATCCATATCCGTCAGACGGATGGCAGCCTGAAGAAATACAAGCTGGCGAAATTCGTCCGCAGTAACCAGAGCAACTGCTACAACCAGCGGCCCATCGTCTTCAAGGGCGATCAGGTGAAGGCCGGCGACGTGATCGCAGACGGTCCTTCCACCTCCAACGGAGAGATGGCTCTTGGAAAGAACCCGCTGATCGGCTTTATGACCTGGGAAGGTTATAACTACGAGGACGCGGTTCTGTTAAGCGAGAGACTGGTGCAGGACGATGTCTATACATCTGTCCACATCGAGGAGTACGAGGCGGAAGCCCGTGACACCAAGCTGGGACCGGAAGAGATCACCCGTGATATCCCGGGTGTGGGCGACGACGCCCTCAAGAACCTGGATGAGAGAGGAATCATCCGCATCGGCGCAGAGGTGCGCGCAGGAGATATCCTGGTAGGTAAGGTAACGCCTAAGGGCGAGACCGAGCTGACCGCGGAAGAGCGGCTCCTTCGGGCCATCTTCGGCGAGAAGGCAAGAGAAGTAAGAGACACCTCCCTCAAGGTGCCTCATGGAGAATATGGTATCGTGGTAGACGCCAAAGTATTTACAAGAGAGAACGGCGACGAGCTGTCTCCGGGCGTCAATGAATCCGTGCGCATCTACATCGCACAGAAGAGAAAGATCTCTGTGGGTGACAAGATGGCCGGACGTCACGGAAACAAGGGTGTAGTATCCCGGGTGCTGCCGGTGGAGGATATGCCGTTCCTGCCTAACGGACGACCGCTGGACATCGTGCTGAACCCGCTGGGCGTACCTTCCCGTATGAACATCGGGCAGGTGCTGGAGATCCATCTGTCCCTGGCGGCGAAGGCTTTGGGATTCAATATCTCCACACCGGTCTTTGACGGGGCGGATGAGAATGACATCATGGACACCCTGGATCTGGCCAACGATTATGTAAACTTAAGCTGGGAAGAGTTTGAGGCGAAGCATAAGGAAGAGCTGCTTCCGGAAGTGCTGCAGTATCTCTATGACAACCGCGACCACAGGAAGCTGTGGAAGGGAGTTCCCATCTCCAGAGACGGAAAAGTGCGCTTAAGAGACGGACGTACCGGAGAGTTCTTCGACAGCCCGGTTACCATTGGACACATGCATTACCTGAAGCTCCATCACCTGGTAGACGATAAGATCCATGCCCGTTCCACGGGACCGTACTCACTGGTTACCCAGCAGCCGCTGGGAGGAAAAGCCCAGTTCGGCGGTCAGCGTTTTGGAGAGATGGAAGTATGGGCCCTGGAGGCCTACGGCGCTTCCTACACTCTGCAGGAGATCCTGACTGTGAAATCCGACGATGTGGTAGGACGTGTGAAGACTTACGAAGCCATCATCAAGGGCGAGAACATCCCGGAACCGGGTATCCCGGAGTCCTTCAAGGTGCTCCTGAAAGAGCTGCAGTCCCTTGGCCTGGATGTGCGCGTGCTGCGTGACGACAACACAGAAGTGGAGATCATGGAGACCGTGGACATGGGCGAGACCGATTTCCGTTCCCTGATCGAGGGCGACCGGAAATACGGCAGAGAGGACAACCTGGGCGAGCACGGTTATACCGAGCAGGAATTCCAGGATGAACAGCTGGTAGACGTGGAAGAAGAGCCTGATGAGGAAGACTTTGAGATCGAATTTGAGGAAACTGATGACTTCGCGTATAATGATTCAGACAATGAATAG